Part of the Ochrobactrum sp. Marseille-Q0166 genome is shown below.
GGCACAGCAAGTTATGGTCTGGCAGGCGCTCGGCAAGGCGCCGGATGTGGTTGATTTCGGCGTGACCGAATTTGAACAGCTGCCTCTCCACACGAGCTATGCCGACCAGAAAAAGCAAGACGAACTGGCAAAAACTGATCCGTATTGGACGCCTGCTCTAATACCGGACATGAGTTCGTCGAGCGGTGTCTATTATATCGGCTTCGGCACACGCCAGGCTGGCCGCTTCCTGCTTGAAAACAGCCTCTGGCCGGCTGCCAAAGCATTGTGGAGTGAAGGCGTTGGCGGCGGCGCCATTGCGAGTCTCAATGTTGAACTCTCCGACATTCGCGTTGGTCCTGATGGCATCGGCGGTGGCGGGATGACGCCTATTCCGTTTGAGCGGCTTGCCAAAAAAGCGCATGAAATGGGACTGATCACCGGTGTCGCTGTCCATGCTTATAGCAGCTGGCAATGGTCACGGGCGGAGTTTGACATTCCAACTGTCGGTGAGAGGAATCTGCCGCTTGATGCGATTGCTGTTAAGTATGGCGATGGCGCTTCTGATGAACTCAAAAGCCGCATGACGACCGCCGGGTATGATTTTATCAAACGCAAGATTGCCTATTATCCGCCGACAAAACGCGGAGGCGCCGATCCGACAACCGTTACACCGGCTGCCTGTCTTGTCGAAGTCAACGTGAATACGTTCACAGGTCAGGTTCAGGTCATGCGCCATCACATGATGATGGCACCGGGCACCATGATTGTGCCGGAACTTGTGTCCGGACAGATACAAGGCGGTACGGCGATGGGTATCGGCCATGCTTTAATGGAAGAAATGCCGCTTTATGAGGATGGCCCTGGCAACGGCACGTGGAACTTTAACCGCTATACATTGCCGCGGGCCAAGGATGTTGCGGTCTGGAACCAGACAACCGACTATCTGCCGCCACTTTCAGAAACATCACCACCAAAAGGCATGGCAGAACTGGGCATGATCCCGATCCTGCCGGCAACCAGCAATGCCATTACCCATGCCACCGGCAAACGTTTCTATGACTTTCCGATCACTCCGGAAAAAGTAAAAAGGGCCTTATCATGAGCATCGAAAAACGCCCACTTTCTCTTACTATAAATGGCAAGACTGTTGGCCCTGTTGACGTGCCTGTCGGTATGCCAATGATTGATTTCCTGCATGAATATCTTGATTTAACGGGCACGCATTTTGGTTGCGGACAAGGCATCTGCCATGCTTGCACGATTGTCGAAGTGCACAAGGATGGTACGCGCACTGAAAGCCGCACCTGCATTTTCGACGCGCATTTCTTCAACGGTAAATCGATTATCACCATCGAAGGTCAGGCTGAAACCGATGCTGACGGCAAGGTGACAAAGCTCACGCCGATTCAACAGGCTTTCATTGATAATTTCTCGTTCCAGTGTGGTTATTGCACTCCGGGATTTGTCGCGGGCGCAACCGTTTTTATTGATCAGCTGAAGCGTCAGCCCGTCAAACGTGCCGAACTGGAAAGCGCCATCGAAGAAGCACTGGATGTCCATATCTGCCGTTGCACGGGCTATGTGCGCTATTACGAAGCGATCCGCGATGTGGCGCTTGCCACACCCGGTTGCGTCATCGGATAGGAGGAAAAACGATGAAAAGCCATAGATTGCGCAATTCGATCTTAGCCATCATCGTGTTGGGTGCATTGGTCGCGCTACCCATCCTGTTTGGTCTTTTTCGACAATCAAGTGTTGCTCCGCAGGCCCAACAATCTTTGTCGGCGGAACAAATGCAAAGCCTCATTCCGCGCGGGCGCGAGTTGGCCCTGGCAGGTGATTGTTTCGGCTGTCACTCCCTGCCTGAAGGACCAATGGCCGCTGGCGGTGTTCCAATTGCAACGCCCTTCGGTACGGTTTACTCGACCAATATTACGCCGGATAAAGAATTCGGTATCGGCAATTATACACGTGCTGATTTCCATCGCGCTCTGCGTGACGGTATCGCGGCTGGTAAAGGCAATCTCTATCCGGCGATGCCTTATGTTTATACGCATATTACCACGCCTGACGATCTGGACGCGCTCTATGCCTATATGATGAGCATTCCCGCCTTGCCGGTCGCCAACAAGAATAATACCGGCGTTTTCATGTTGCCGGTGCGTCCTTTCATGAATTTCTGGACATTGCTGAACTTCCCGAACCGCGAGGTTCCGCATAATCCATTGCGCTCTGCGGAATGGAACCGCGGTGCTTATCTGGTTGAAGGATTGGCCCACTGCGGCGCGTGCCATTCTCCACGCAATATCATGATGGGCGTTGATTTCTTCCGGTCGCTTCAAGGCGGCGAGGTGGACGGAATGGCTGTTCCAAACATCACAGCGGCGGCACTTACAAAGCATGGCTTTGATGTTGAGACACTCAGCCAGTATCTTGCGACGGGCATCGCACCTCAGGGCACGTCATTTGCCGGTATGAATACGGTGACGCATTTTTCAACAAACGCGATGGAGCCGGAAGACGTCAAAGCCGTTGCCACCTATCTGTTGACGAATGACGAGGGCAAGATTGAACAAGCAGCGCCTGCGCCTGCACCCCTGCCTGAAGCACAAAATGCGCAGCCCGACAGCACGATGGATCAAGGTCGGCTGGCCTATATTTCTTCTTGTGCCGGTTGTCATGGCATCAATGGCGAAGGGATTCCCAACGTAGCACCTGCCATGAAGGGTAACGCCACACTGGCGATGGATAATCCACAAACGCTGATCAAGGTGGTTCTTAACGGTATTCCGACACAGACGTTCACCAATGGCCAACGTATGTATGCCATGCCACCATTTGCGCATGTCATTGAAGATCCGGAAATTGCAGCTCTTATCAGCTGGATCAGAGCCGAATGGGGCGGACAGTCTACGCCTGTAACACCCGAACAGGTGAGCGCCCAAGAAACAGCTGTTGATTGAAACCGACAAGTTGGGCTGAAGAGATTCAGCCCAACGTAATGTGAAATAAGTGCATTTTTTAGACGTAATCGGATCAACCCCAGGGGGGAATGATGAGTTCGAATATTTCACGTCGCAATTTTATCAAGCTGGGCACAATCGCTGGCATTACCGTGATGCTTGGGAAGCTACCAGCGGCTCATGCTCTGGAAGTTCAGTCTGGACAAAGTCCGTCCGACTGGATCGGACCGGATGGTCATGCCCGTTATCGATGGGACGCCATTCGCAAAGTGACCGGCGAAAAAACGTTTTCCCGTGATTATCGGGCCCGCGATCTTGAAGGATGGCCAAAACAACAGGCACACGCATTTTTTATCAAAGCCACGGATGCAAAACGGACATTTGAAGGTGTTGATCTCGGTATCTTAGGTGACGACCTTCAGCCTGACCGTCTGGTTCTGCATGAGGATTTTGAAGCGGACGGTTTAATGGCGCCACAAGCCGAAGGGCTGGCCAGCGAATTCTACGGTAAAAACATTTTAGTGCCGAAAGGCCAGACAGCGCCACTTCTGGGGCATCCAGTGGCCTTGCTTGTTTATCAGGACTTCGATCGCTTTGATGCAGCCAAGCGTCTTCTGCGTTTTGAAACGGGTATCGTGAAGTATGGTGCGGAAACAGGCCCTAAACCACCTGCCAATTACGGTGCGGCACGCTATGTACGTATTGGCGGCGAAACACCTTCCGCATCATCCGTTTATTCACCGATTCAGGATGCAGTTATATGGGGTGGTTTCGACGGTGATACACCCACATGGCCGCCTGAAACTCCGACCGGTGTGTTCGTTCCGGCATCTGTGCTGACCAGGCATCGGGGTGGCGGAGGTGTGCGTGACCCTATAGAAGTCGCGCGCGAAACCTATGAGCCCATGCGGCGTGGCATGAATGCGGCTGACGATATTGCCAAAGCAATTGAAGATGCACGCAAGGACGAAAGCAAGTTCGTGCTGGAGCGCAAAGGCTTTTCGCAATCGATTGATCCGAGCGCGATGGAGCCGGACAATGGCAATGCATGGTATGATGCACAGTCAAAAACGCTCCATCTGATCGTTGCTGCACAATCACCCTACGAGGTTGCACGTGTTGCCGCCGTGATGGTCAAGAATAACAAGCGCTTTCCGGTCGAGACAATCAAACTCTTGACCGGAACAACGGTTGGTTATGGATCAAAAGATCATTCGATCTTTCCGTTTTATGCGATTGCAGCGTGTTTTTATGGCGACGGGCTGCCAGTACGTCTTGCCAATGACCGCTACGAGCAGTTTCAGTTGGGATTGAAGCGACATTCCATTCAGATGGACGTTTGCATCGTTACTGATCGCAAGACCGGCAAATTCGAGATTATGAAAGGCTTTTACAATTGTAACGGCGGTGGGCGCGCTAATTTTTCTTTCTCCGTTGCCCAGGTCGCGGCGACAGCCGCCCAGTCTATCTATTATTTTCCCAAGTCTGATCTCACATCAATAGCGCTTGCAACGCCTGCCGTTGAAGCGGGCTCGATGCGCGGTTACGGCACTATTCAGGTGATGAGCATCACCGAGCTGATGGTTGATGAAATCGCTGCGGAGTTGGGGCTTGATCCGATAGAGCTGCGTCTTCGCAATGCCATGCGGGCGGGCGATGAAAATACGCAGGGCGCGCAGCCCTTGGGCGACTTACGCAATATCGAAATGCTGGAACGGGTGGCGAAAAGCCCGCTATGGCTCAACAGAGAAAAAGCAAAAGCTGACTTTGAAAAAGCAAATCCCGGCCGTCTTTATGGTATTGGCGTTGCGCAGGTTCAAAAAGACTACGGGACCGGCGCGGATACCACCGCTCTCTCGCTCGATTTTGATGCAGACGGCAAACTGACCATGCGCCATTGCGTACAGGAAATCGGCACAGGTGCAACAACAGCACAACAGGTGATGGTCAGAAATCTGCTTGGCAAAGTGCCGGACGTCGTGGAATTTGGTGTGACTGAATTTCCTGAATTGCCAATGGTCAGCAACTGGTCGCCCTATACGACCACGCAGCAACAACAGGACGAGTTGCAGAAAGATCCATTTTGGGTGCCTAATGCACTGCCGCCGATGAGCGCATCCAACAGTGCCTATTTTCTGGGTTTCGGAACACAACAAGCAGCTCGTTTCCTTTTGGAAAACACGCTTTGGCCAGCCGCAAAAGCTATCTGGAGTGAAGGCCCGTCAGGCGGACAGATTGCCAGCGGCGTTGTCTCGTTAAGTGATCTGCGGGTGGTTGCAGGTGGTATAGGCGGCGGTGGAATGGAAACGCTGTCTTTTGAGCGCCTCGCGCGCAAAGCCCATGAAATGGGATTGGTAACGGGCGCCTCCATTCATTGTTTCAGCCGCTGGGAATGGGCAACTGCAAAATTCGATATACCCGGAATCGGTATGCGCGATCTTCCGGTTGATCTTCTTGCTGTTCGTTATGGCGATGGTGCTTCTCAAGAATTGAAAAGCCGCATGACAACAGGTGGCTATGATTTCATCAAACGCAGCAGTGTGAACTTTCCGCCGGTGCAGCGCAATAATGCCGGCGTCACAACCTATACGCCTGCGGCCTGTATTGTTGAGCTTAACGTCAATACATTCACGGGTGAAGTCGAGATCATGAAGCACCACAGCATACTTGATCCGGGAACTATCATCGTCGAGGAGCTAGTCTCCGGCCAGCAACAAGGCGGTGTTGCCATGGGAATTGGCCATGCTCTTATGGAGGAACTTCCGCTTTATGAGGACGGGCCGGGTAATGGCACATGGAATTTCAATCGTTACACGCTACCGCGGGCGAAGGACGTAGCCGTGTGGACCCAGACCGCTGAATATCTTGATCCGCTATCCGAAAGCTCCCCACCAAAGGGACTGGCAGAAGTGGTGATGATCCCGATTGTGGCTGCGACAGGAAATGCGATTACTCATGCGACAGGCAAACGCTTTTATCGTTTGCCGATGACACCCGATAAGATGAAGCAAGCTTTGGGAGAGTAAAAGCATTAATGCCTTTTGAAATCTATAGTGAACCCGTATGAAACCGACAGAACAGGCAGACTTCGAGGGTGCGAAGATCACCGTGCGCGCGGCGTCGATCAATGAGAATGATTTTCCATTGATGCCCGCCTTGTCTGCGGGAAAATGCGCACTCGCAGTGATCGTGGGAGTCGAAGGTCCTTCCTATCGTCGTTGCGGTGCCGCAATGATTGTTGATGCATCAGGCCGGAGCTGGGGCAATCTCTCTTCGGGTTGCATTGATAAGAATGTAGCACTGAATGCTAAGTCAGCGATGGAAACTGGCAATTCCATGCAAGTGCGTTATGGCCGTGGTTCACCTTATTGGGATTTGCCTCTTCCATGCGGCGGTGCGCTCGATATACAGATTTTTCCCTACCCTGATAAGATGGTTCTGAACGCTCTCGCAGAAAAGCTGAAAGCTCGAGAGTCAGCCGTCCTCACTCTGGGTGAGGATGGAACATTGTCTCTCAACCCGACCGGCATGGGTTTACACTTGACAATTTTGCCTCAAATCCGGGTTCTGGTCTTCGGCACCGGAATGGAGGTCATTTGTTTTACCGAGCTGGCGGTTGCTGCCGGTTGCAGGGTTGAATTGTTTTCCCCCGATCCAGACGTTCTAACGCATTTTTCTTGGGCAAATCCACTTGTTAAAGATGATTGGCCAGAGGGCGTTGTAATCGACGAACGAACGGCTGTTGTGACTTTTTTTCATGACCATAACCGTGAACCTTCTATTCTGACAGAAGCACTGAACAGTCATGCCTTCTTTGTCGGGGCTCAAGGCAGCAGAAGAGCCCATGCAACACGTTGTCAGGAGCTGGTCAACAATGGTTGCCCCGTTGCAGGCATTGATAAGCTGAAATTTCCATTGGGACTTATTCCCTCGACGCGTGATCCATATACGCTTGGCGTGTCTGTGCTGGCACACATATTGCAGAACGTAAAAGATTCTACAGCACCGCAAATACTTGCAAACGAAATTAAATGAGTGGAACGCCAAAAATCGCTGTCATCGTTTTAGCAGCAGGTAAATCGCGCCGGTTTGGAGCGGCCGATAAACTTCTTTCCTTCTTCAATGGCAAGCCACTGGCCGCTCACGTGGCATCATCTCTACGGGGGCTGCCCTATAGCTTTGGTATCGTCGTCGCACGCAATCCATCTGTGGCTAAACTGTTTCGCCAGACGCGCCTGCAACACATGTATCCTCAGAGGTTATGTCGCAAATTTATCATGATGTTAAAAGCGGCTTGAACTTCAGACGCAATTATGCTGCCAGCTCCGCAAAGACTTCAAATGGCGAGCGGTTGTCATTTTCGAACTGCTTCTTACGGATCATATGCGCCACTTCTATGCCCGCGATTGTCGCTGCGGCTGAATGAAACGCCTTGAAGCCCATCATCGGTTTGGTGATCCGTTTGATGAACCGATGATCTTGTTCAAGAATGTTGTTCAGATATTTGACCTGCAGGATTTCAATCATCTTGCTGTGACCGGTGATCTTCAGGATATTGTTTACTGCCTGCACACCAGCCAAATTAGCTCCGCTTTTGTCGAT
Proteins encoded:
- a CDS encoding (2Fe-2S)-binding protein — protein: MSIEKRPLSLTINGKTVGPVDVPVGMPMIDFLHEYLDLTGTHFGCGQGICHACTIVEVHKDGTRTESRTCIFDAHFFNGKSIITIEGQAETDADGKVTKLTPIQQAFIDNFSFQCGYCTPGFVAGATVFIDQLKRQPVKRAELESAIEEALDVHICRCTGYVRYYEAIRDVALATPGCVIG
- a CDS encoding NTP transferase domain-containing protein, coding for MSGTPKIAVIVLAAGKSRRFGAADKLLSFFNGKPLAAHVASSLRGLPYSFGIVVARNPSVAKLFRQTRLQHMYPQRLCRKFIMMLKAA
- a CDS encoding c-type cytochrome, with product MKSHRLRNSILAIIVLGALVALPILFGLFRQSSVAPQAQQSLSAEQMQSLIPRGRELALAGDCFGCHSLPEGPMAAGGVPIATPFGTVYSTNITPDKEFGIGNYTRADFHRALRDGIAAGKGNLYPAMPYVYTHITTPDDLDALYAYMMSIPALPVANKNNTGVFMLPVRPFMNFWTLLNFPNREVPHNPLRSAEWNRGAYLVEGLAHCGACHSPRNIMMGVDFFRSLQGGEVDGMAVPNITAAALTKHGFDVETLSQYLATGIAPQGTSFAGMNTVTHFSTNAMEPEDVKAVATYLLTNDEGKIEQAAPAPAPLPEAQNAQPDSTMDQGRLAYISSCAGCHGINGEGIPNVAPAMKGNATLAMDNPQTLIKVVLNGIPTQTFTNGQRMYAMPPFAHVIEDPEIAALISWIRAEWGGQSTPVTPEQVSAQETAVD
- a CDS encoding XdhC family protein codes for the protein MKPTEQADFEGAKITVRAASINENDFPLMPALSAGKCALAVIVGVEGPSYRRCGAAMIVDASGRSWGNLSSGCIDKNVALNAKSAMETGNSMQVRYGRGSPYWDLPLPCGGALDIQIFPYPDKMVLNALAEKLKARESAVLTLGEDGTLSLNPTGMGLHLTILPQIRVLVFGTGMEVICFTELAVAAGCRVELFSPDPDVLTHFSWANPLVKDDWPEGVVIDERTAVVTFFHDHNREPSILTEALNSHAFFVGAQGSRRAHATRCQELVNNGCPVAGIDKLKFPLGLIPSTRDPYTLGVSVLAHILQNVKDSTAPQILANEIK
- a CDS encoding molybdopterin cofactor-binding domain-containing protein — translated: MMSSNISRRNFIKLGTIAGITVMLGKLPAAHALEVQSGQSPSDWIGPDGHARYRWDAIRKVTGEKTFSRDYRARDLEGWPKQQAHAFFIKATDAKRTFEGVDLGILGDDLQPDRLVLHEDFEADGLMAPQAEGLASEFYGKNILVPKGQTAPLLGHPVALLVYQDFDRFDAAKRLLRFETGIVKYGAETGPKPPANYGAARYVRIGGETPSASSVYSPIQDAVIWGGFDGDTPTWPPETPTGVFVPASVLTRHRGGGGVRDPIEVARETYEPMRRGMNAADDIAKAIEDARKDESKFVLERKGFSQSIDPSAMEPDNGNAWYDAQSKTLHLIVAAQSPYEVARVAAVMVKNNKRFPVETIKLLTGTTVGYGSKDHSIFPFYAIAACFYGDGLPVRLANDRYEQFQLGLKRHSIQMDVCIVTDRKTGKFEIMKGFYNCNGGGRANFSFSVAQVAATAAQSIYYFPKSDLTSIALATPAVEAGSMRGYGTIQVMSITELMVDEIAAELGLDPIELRLRNAMRAGDENTQGAQPLGDLRNIEMLERVAKSPLWLNREKAKADFEKANPGRLYGIGVAQVQKDYGTGADTTALSLDFDADGKLTMRHCVQEIGTGATTAQQVMVRNLLGKVPDVVEFGVTEFPELPMVSNWSPYTTTQQQQDELQKDPFWVPNALPPMSASNSAYFLGFGTQQAARFLLENTLWPAAKAIWSEGPSGGQIASGVVSLSDLRVVAGGIGGGGMETLSFERLARKAHEMGLVTGASIHCFSRWEWATAKFDIPGIGMRDLPVDLLAVRYGDGASQELKSRMTTGGYDFIKRSSVNFPPVQRNNAGVTTYTPAACIVELNVNTFTGEVEIMKHHSILDPGTIIVEELVSGQQQGGVAMGIGHALMEELPLYEDGPGNGTWNFNRYTLPRAKDVAVWTQTAEYLDPLSESSPPKGLAEVVMIPIVAATGNAITHATGKRFYRLPMTPDKMKQALGE